The Malus domestica chromosome 13, GDT2T_hap1 genome includes a window with the following:
- the LOC103423927 gene encoding uncharacterized protein isoform X2, which translates to MATTTTTTALGASSSGTAGEKDGLLVESTNGAAPLPSLETKPEQTEVKARVDAMWEQMNKGVSNKQFKDLLKKSSSSVNKTPKKSSNNWMGYLGLAQKKAESPKEDASQKGSSVMKNSSSDNGVLDKSRDEARRLAAAALVEVKDAAVATSGRGKVEIMEVRDFAGKEIEYKKLVDADSKEASEKAKAPASSGVDAVLERIRKKQKLSVLDKTKKDWGEFKEEKGLEEELESYKKSSNQYLDKVNFLQRADFREFERERDARLAVQAKRKPDMREEP; encoded by the exons ATGgcaaccaccaccacaaccaccgCTCTCGGCGCCTCCAGTTCAG GTACTGCAGGTGAAAAGGATGGTTTACTAGTCGAGTCTACCAATGGAGCTGCTCCTCTTCCAAGCTTAGAGACAAAACCTGAACAAACAG AGGTAAAAGCTCGGGTAGATGCCATGTGGGAGCAAATGAATAAAGGAGTATCAAATAAGCAGTTCAAGGATTTATTAAAGAAGTCTTCCTCATCTGTGAATAAAACTCCCAAGAAGTCATCTAAT AATTGGATGGGATATCTGGGCCTGGCACAAAAGAAGGCGGAGTCCCCTAAAGAAGATGCATCACAGAAGGGATCTAGTGTCATGAAGAACAGCTCCAGTGATAATGGTGTGCTGGATAAATCTCGTGACGAGGCCAGGAggcttgctgctgctgctcttGTAGAAGTTAAGGATGCTGCAGTTGCAACATCTGGCAGAGGGAAAGTTGAG ATCATGGAGGTTCGGGATTTTGCTGGTAAAGAAATTGAATATAAGAAGCTTGTTGATGCTGATTCAAAGGAAGCATCCGAAAAGGCAAAAGCTCCTGCATCTTCAGGTGTCGATGCTGTGCTCGAACGGATTAGGAAGAAACAAAAGCTCAGTGTGCTTGACAAAACGAAAAAGGATTGGGGGGAGTTTAAGGAAGAGAAAGGGTTGGAGGAGGAGTTGGAATCTTACAAAAAGAGTTCAAACCAATATTTGGATAAGGTAAACTTCTTGCAGCGAGCAGATTTCCGAGAGTTTGAACGGGAGAGGGATGCGCGCCTGGCCGTGCAGGCCAAAAGGAAACCAGATATGCGGGAGGAGCCATAA
- the LOC103423927 gene encoding uncharacterized protein isoform X3, whose amino-acid sequence MWEQMNKGVSNKQFKDLLKKSSSSVNKTPKKSSNNWMGYLGLAQKKAESPKEDASQKGSSVMKNSSSDNGVLDKSRDEARRLAAAALVEVKDAAVATSGRGKVEIMEVRDFAGKEIEYKKLVDADSKEASEKAKAPASSGVDAVLERIRKKQKLSVLDKTKKDWGEFKEEKGLEEELESYKKSSNQYLDKVNFLQRADFREFERERDARLAVQAKRKPDMREEP is encoded by the exons ATGTGGGAGCAAATGAATAAAGGAGTATCAAATAAGCAGTTCAAGGATTTATTAAAGAAGTCTTCCTCATCTGTGAATAAAACTCCCAAGAAGTCATCTAAT AATTGGATGGGATATCTGGGCCTGGCACAAAAGAAGGCGGAGTCCCCTAAAGAAGATGCATCACAGAAGGGATCTAGTGTCATGAAGAACAGCTCCAGTGATAATGGTGTGCTGGATAAATCTCGTGACGAGGCCAGGAggcttgctgctgctgctcttGTAGAAGTTAAGGATGCTGCAGTTGCAACATCTGGCAGAGGGAAAGTTGAG ATCATGGAGGTTCGGGATTTTGCTGGTAAAGAAATTGAATATAAGAAGCTTGTTGATGCTGATTCAAAGGAAGCATCCGAAAAGGCAAAAGCTCCTGCATCTTCAGGTGTCGATGCTGTGCTCGAACGGATTAGGAAGAAACAAAAGCTCAGTGTGCTTGACAAAACGAAAAAGGATTGGGGGGAGTTTAAGGAAGAGAAAGGGTTGGAGGAGGAGTTGGAATCTTACAAAAAGAGTTCAAACCAATATTTGGATAAGGTAAACTTCTTGCAGCGAGCAGATTTCCGAGAGTTTGAACGGGAGAGGGATGCGCGCCTGGCCGTGCAGGCCAAAAGGAAACCAGATATGCGGGAGGAGCCATAA
- the LOC103423927 gene encoding uncharacterized protein isoform X1 — protein sequence MMKENQWVFRAAHPFFSLGIMSLYALGTAGEKDGLLVESTNGAAPLPSLETKPEQTEVKARVDAMWEQMNKGVSNKQFKDLLKKSSSSVNKTPKKSSNNWMGYLGLAQKKAESPKEDASQKGSSVMKNSSSDNGVLDKSRDEARRLAAAALVEVKDAAVATSGRGKVEIMEVRDFAGKEIEYKKLVDADSKEASEKAKAPASSGVDAVLERIRKKQKLSVLDKTKKDWGEFKEEKGLEEELESYKKSSNQYLDKVNFLQRADFREFERERDARLAVQAKRKPDMREEP from the exons ATGATGAAAGAAAATCAATGGGTTTTCCGAGCGGCtcacccttttttttctttggggaTCATGAGTTTATATGCGCTAG GTACTGCAGGTGAAAAGGATGGTTTACTAGTCGAGTCTACCAATGGAGCTGCTCCTCTTCCAAGCTTAGAGACAAAACCTGAACAAACAG AGGTAAAAGCTCGGGTAGATGCCATGTGGGAGCAAATGAATAAAGGAGTATCAAATAAGCAGTTCAAGGATTTATTAAAGAAGTCTTCCTCATCTGTGAATAAAACTCCCAAGAAGTCATCTAAT AATTGGATGGGATATCTGGGCCTGGCACAAAAGAAGGCGGAGTCCCCTAAAGAAGATGCATCACAGAAGGGATCTAGTGTCATGAAGAACAGCTCCAGTGATAATGGTGTGCTGGATAAATCTCGTGACGAGGCCAGGAggcttgctgctgctgctcttGTAGAAGTTAAGGATGCTGCAGTTGCAACATCTGGCAGAGGGAAAGTTGAG ATCATGGAGGTTCGGGATTTTGCTGGTAAAGAAATTGAATATAAGAAGCTTGTTGATGCTGATTCAAAGGAAGCATCCGAAAAGGCAAAAGCTCCTGCATCTTCAGGTGTCGATGCTGTGCTCGAACGGATTAGGAAGAAACAAAAGCTCAGTGTGCTTGACAAAACGAAAAAGGATTGGGGGGAGTTTAAGGAAGAGAAAGGGTTGGAGGAGGAGTTGGAATCTTACAAAAAGAGTTCAAACCAATATTTGGATAAGGTAAACTTCTTGCAGCGAGCAGATTTCCGAGAGTTTGAACGGGAGAGGGATGCGCGCCTGGCCGTGCAGGCCAAAAGGAAACCAGATATGCGGGAGGAGCCATAA
- the LOC103423928 gene encoding dihydrolipoyl dehydrogenase, mitochondrial, which yields MAMASLARRKAYLLSRNFSNTSSEAVRYSFSLTSFSRGFASAGSDDNDVVVVGGGPGGYVAAIKAAQLGLKTTCIEKRGALGGTCLNVGCIPSKALLHSSHMYYEAKHAFSHHGVKFSDVEIDLPAMMSQKDKAVSNLTRGIEGLFKKNKVTYVKGYGKFISPSEISVDTIDGENKVVKGKNIIIATGSDVKSLPGITIDEKKIVSSTGALALQEIPKKLVVVGAGYIGLEMGSVWGRLGSEVTVVEFGPDIVPSMDSEIRKQFQRSLEKQGMKFMLKTKVVGVDTSGDGVKLTLEPASGGDQTSFEADVVLVSAGRVPFTSGLDLDKIGVEMDKGGRILVNERFSTNVSGVYAIGDVIPGPMLAHKAEEDGVACVEFLAGKVGHVDYDKVPGVVYTHPEVASVGKTEEQVKASGIAYRVGKFPFMANSRAKAIDNAEGLVKILAEKETDKILGVHIMASNAGELIHEAAIALQYDASSEDIARVCHAHPTMSEALKEAAMATYDKPIHI from the exons ATGGCGATGGCGAGCTTGGCGCGGCGGAAGGCCTACCTTCTCTCTAGAAACTTTTCCAACACGTCATCGGAGGCCGTCAGGTACTCCTTCTCCCTCACCTCCTTCTCCAGGGGCTTCGCCTCCGCCGGATCTGACGACAACGATGTCGTCGTCGTCGGCGGCGGTCCCGGCGGCTACGTGGCGGCAATCAAGGCCGCGCAGCTCGGCCTTAAGACCACCTGCATCGAGAAGCGCGGTGCTCTCGGCGGCACCTGCCTCAACGTCGGGTGCATACCCTCCAAG GCGCTTCTTCATTCCTCTCACATGTACTATGAAGCTAAGCATGCATTTTCGCACCACGGAGTGAAGTTCTCTGATGTCGAAATAGATTTACCTGCCATGATGTCCCAGAAAGACAAAGCTGTTTCTAATCTTACACGAGGAATTGAAGGGCTGTTCAAGAAGAACAAGGTCACTTATGTTAAAGGTTATGGAAAGTTCATCTCCCCATCTGAAATTTCAGTGGACACCATTGATGGCGAGAATAAAGTTGTGAAGGGAAAGAATATCATAATTGCCACCGGTTCTGATGTCAAGTCTTTACCTGGAATTACCATTGATGAGAAGAAGATAGTGTCATCCACAGGAGCTCTGGCTTTGCAGGAAATCCCAAAGAAACTTGTGGTGGTTGGAGCAGGATATATCGGCCTAGAGATGGGCTCGGTGTGGGGCAGACTTGGTTCTGAGGTAACTGTTGTTGAGTTTGGTCCTGATATCGTCCCATCAATGGACTCGGAAATCCGCAAGCAATTTCAGCGTTCCCTTGAGAAGCAAGGGATGAAGTTCATGCTCAAAACAAAGGTGGTTGGAGTTGATACCTCTGGAGATGGTGTGAAGTTGACCCTTGAACCAGCATCCGGTGGCGACCAGACTTCCTTTGAAGCAGATGTCGTTCTTGTATCTGCTGGTAGGGTTCCATTCACATCCGGACTTGATTTGGACAAGATAGGAGTTGAAATGGACAAGGGAGGGAGAATTTTAGTGAATGAGAGGTTTTCTACAAATGTCTCGGGTGTTTATGCAATCGGAGATGTTATTCCTGGACCTATGTTGGCTCATAAGGCAGAAGAGGATGGGGTTGCATGCGTGGAGTTTCTAGCTGGTAAGGTTGGCCATGTGGACTATGACAAGGTCCCTGGGGTCGTCTACACGCACCCTGAGGTCGCATCTGTTGGAAAGACTGAGGAACAAGTGAAGGCCTCTGGCATTGCATACCGAGTTGGAAAGTTCCCCTTCATGGCAAACAGCAGAGCCAAGGCAATAGACAATGCTGAAGGACTCGTCAAAATATTGGCCGAGAAGGAAACAGATAAGATATTGGGAGTTCATATCATGGCATCCAATGCCGGAGAGCTCATTCACGAGGCGGCCATAGCCTTGCAGTATGATGCATCGAGCGAGGACATTGCACGAGTTTGCCATGCACATCCGACCATGAGCGAGGCGTTGAAGGAAGCTGCCATGGCTACTTATGACAAGCCCATTCATATCTAG